One genomic region from Vanacampus margaritifer isolate UIUO_Vmar chromosome 2, RoL_Vmar_1.0, whole genome shotgun sequence encodes:
- the kiaa0040 gene encoding uncharacterized protein KIAA0040 homolog, with product MDGTTDSIRNFFSFLWTFVTDKHHQGVYNTVCLVVLLTLPLVVLVATLAVCCHCCCCRHGNGCPSGCCGGGGGAGKSESTKKKKNSANNDDLWISVKTSQMVPDVVALPME from the coding sequence ATGGATGGCACGACAGACAGCATCCGCAACTTCTTCAGCTTTCTCTGGACCTTCGTGACGGACAAACACCACCAAGGCGTCTACAACACCGTGTGCCTCGTGGTCCTCCTCACTCTGCCGCTGGTCGTCCTGGTCGCTACGCTAGCTGTGTGTTGCCACTGTTGCTgctgtcgccatggcaacggcTGCCCCAGCGGCTGCtgcggaggaggaggcggagccgGCAAATCGGAATCAacgaagaaaaagaaaaactcggCTAATAACGACGACTTGTGGATTTCGGTCAAGACCAGCCAGATGGTGCCTGATGTGGTCGCCCTGCCAATGGAATAG